A region from the Mycolicibacterium litorale genome encodes:
- a CDS encoding heme-binding protein, with protein MTISPKTARRGIAGAFAACALGGVAAATIALPTASAQPACNASGFATTAGGVLSAAGGYLSTHPGANDALTRAASQPAAEGEATVRSYFTAHPNEFTDLRNIARPLIDQRNQCGVTVQPTQLGALLDALSE; from the coding sequence ATGACGATCTCCCCGAAGACCGCGCGCCGCGGCATCGCCGGCGCATTTGCCGCATGTGCTCTCGGCGGTGTCGCCGCCGCGACCATCGCGCTGCCGACGGCGTCGGCCCAGCCGGCGTGCAATGCCAGCGGCTTCGCCACCACCGCGGGTGGTGTGCTGTCCGCCGCCGGTGGTTACCTTAGCACGCATCCGGGCGCGAACGACGCCCTCACGCGGGCGGCTTCGCAGCCGGCCGCCGAGGGTGAGGCCACGGTGCGGTCGTACTTCACGGCCCACCCGAACGAGTTCACCGACCTGCGCAACATCGCACGGCCGCTGATCGATCAGCGCAACCAGTGCGGCGTCACCGTGCAGCCGACTCAGCTGGGCGCGCTGTTGGACGCACTCTCCGAGTAA
- a CDS encoding S1C family serine protease, translated as MTTRQTVMAIAMVAAVAVLPACGSGGGSDNGTSESTATTQASGPPEAPPAGFADVVERVSPSVVTVRIDSGVGSGVVLRPDVIVTNAHVVGTARDVMLEFADGEQANGVVLASDAVTDLAVVRSSRSDLPVPEYRAELPRPGEWAIAIGSPLGFQNSVTAGVISGLHRDIPGAAAQTSSLVDLIQTDAPISPGNSGGALLDAEGRVVGINEAYIPPDVGAVSLGFAIPTATAIDVADQLLENGRAAHPYLGVSITQLTPAVRRSLGVAVEQGALVTGVDRGSPAAAAGVQPGDVITELDGNAVRSVEDLLSALRRTRAGAQVPMSVQRGQSERQVTVTIGERAG; from the coding sequence GTGACGACACGGCAGACGGTCATGGCGATCGCGATGGTGGCGGCGGTGGCGGTGCTGCCGGCCTGTGGTTCCGGCGGCGGGAGCGACAACGGCACGTCGGAATCCACCGCGACCACGCAGGCCTCCGGCCCGCCGGAGGCACCGCCGGCCGGCTTCGCCGACGTGGTCGAACGGGTCAGCCCGAGCGTGGTCACGGTGCGCATCGACAGCGGGGTGGGCAGCGGGGTGGTGCTTCGGCCGGACGTGATCGTCACCAACGCCCATGTGGTCGGCACCGCGCGCGATGTCATGTTGGAGTTCGCCGACGGCGAGCAGGCCAACGGTGTCGTGCTCGCCTCCGATGCGGTCACCGACCTCGCGGTGGTCCGCAGTTCGCGCTCCGATCTGCCCGTACCGGAGTACCGGGCCGAGCTGCCGAGGCCCGGCGAGTGGGCGATCGCGATCGGCAGCCCACTGGGCTTCCAGAATTCGGTGACGGCGGGGGTCATCTCCGGGCTGCACCGCGACATCCCGGGGGCGGCGGCGCAGACGTCGTCGCTCGTCGACCTCATCCAGACCGACGCACCGATATCGCCGGGAAATTCGGGGGGCGCCCTGCTGGACGCCGAGGGCCGGGTGGTCGGGATCAACGAGGCCTACATACCGCCGGACGTGGGGGCGGTGTCGCTGGGTTTCGCGATCCCGACGGCCACCGCCATCGACGTCGCCGACCAGTTGCTCGAGAACGGCCGCGCGGCGCATCCGTATCTGGGCGTGTCGATCACCCAGTTGACGCCCGCGGTTCGGCGCAGTCTCGGGGTGGCGGTCGAACAGGGCGCGCTGGTCACCGGGGTCGACCGTGGCTCGCCCGCTGCCGCCGCCGGCGTCCAGCCCGGCGACGTCATCACCGAACTGGACGGCAACGCGGTGCGCAGCGTGGAGGACCTCTTGAGTGCGTTGCGCCGTACCCGGGCGGGCGCGCAGGTGCCGATGTCGGTTCAGCGCGGACAGTCCGAACGACAGGTGACCGTCACGATCGGCGAACGCGCCGGCTGA
- a CDS encoding YraN family protein has translation MTSWTRAAIGALGEDLAVRHLRDLGMHVLERNWRCRYGELDVIAVDDAARAVVFVEVKTRTGDGFGGLAQAVTPQKVRRLRRLAGLWLAGQDERWAAVRIDVIGVRIGRQATPEITHLTGVA, from the coding sequence ATGACTTCGTGGACACGCGCGGCGATCGGTGCGCTGGGAGAAGACCTGGCCGTCAGGCATCTTCGCGATCTGGGGATGCATGTGCTGGAACGCAACTGGCGGTGCCGTTACGGCGAGTTGGATGTCATCGCCGTCGACGATGCCGCGCGGGCGGTGGTGTTCGTCGAGGTCAAGACCCGCACCGGTGACGGCTTCGGCGGGCTGGCGCAGGCGGTGACGCCGCAGAAGGTGCGGCGGTTACGGCGGCTGGCCGGGTTGTGGCTGGCGGGTCAGGACGAGCGCTGGGCGGCGGTGCGCATCGACGTCATCGGGGTGCGGATCGGCCGCCAGGCCACCCCGGAGATCACCCATCTGACGGGGGTGGCCTGA
- a CDS encoding DUF1206 domain-containing protein: protein MSMSARPGYGNMHGAVNRATDSNAFEYAARAGFAASGVLHLLVGYIILQIALGSGGNADQSGALATLAGQTGGKVVLWVATVGLLALGLWRLAEAVIGSKPGEGSTGEDNPVWKRAKAVGLAIANFAIAFSAMQFATGSGQSSGQQNAGISAQLMQSGWGKLLLVLVGLGVIAVGGYHVYKGATKKFFKDLRVSGGTGITAVGVTGYVAKGLVLAGAGILVIVATLQADPAKASGLDAAVKTLGQAPFGKFLLIVAAVGIAAFGAYSFVRSRHGRM, encoded by the coding sequence ATGAGCATGAGCGCCAGGCCCGGGTACGGCAACATGCACGGCGCCGTCAACAGAGCCACCGACAGCAACGCCTTCGAGTACGCCGCGCGCGCCGGCTTCGCCGCCAGCGGTGTACTCCATCTGCTGGTCGGCTACATCATTCTGCAGATCGCCCTCGGCAGCGGCGGCAACGCCGACCAGTCCGGGGCGCTGGCCACGCTGGCCGGCCAGACCGGCGGCAAGGTCGTGCTGTGGGTCGCCACCGTCGGACTCCTCGCCCTCGGCCTGTGGCGGCTGGCCGAGGCCGTGATCGGCTCCAAACCCGGTGAGGGCTCGACCGGTGAGGACAACCCCGTCTGGAAGCGGGCCAAGGCGGTGGGTCTCGCGATCGCCAACTTCGCGATCGCGTTCTCGGCCATGCAGTTCGCCACCGGAAGCGGACAGTCCAGCGGCCAGCAGAACGCGGGCATCTCGGCCCAGCTCATGCAGTCCGGTTGGGGCAAGCTGCTGTTGGTTCTCGTCGGCCTCGGCGTCATCGCCGTCGGCGGCTATCACGTCTACAAGGGCGCCACGAAGAAGTTCTTCAAGGACCTGCGCGTCTCGGGTGGAACGGGTATCACCGCCGTCGGTGTCACCGGATACGTCGCCAAGGGTCTGGTCCTCGCCGGCGCCGGCATCCTGGTCATCGTCGCGACGCTGCAGGCCGATCCCGCGAAGGCCTCCGGCCTCGACGCCGCGGTCAAGACCCTCGGCCAGGCGCCGTTCGGCAAGTTCCTGCTGATCGTCGCCGCCGTCGGCATCGCCGCATTCGGGGCGTACAGCTTCGTGCGCAGCCGGCACGGCCGCATGTAG
- a CDS encoding ABC transporter permease: MVAAAPPATAPATPVSRPEPAARPGPLVTAVVAILVAATLIPLGYVVWGAISIGWHRAYELVVRPRVGELLVNTVGLVALTVPLCVAIGVGVAWLVERTDLPGRAFWRPLFVAPLAVPAFVNSYAWVGVIPSLHGLWAGVLVTTLSYFPFMYLPAAATLRRLDPAVEESARTLGSGSIAVFFRVVLPQLRLAILGGGLLIAVHLLAEFGAFAMVRFDTFTVAIFQQFQVTFDGAAGSMLAGVLVLLCLALLVAEAGARGQARYARIGSGAPRDVPPVRLGLNAVPAQTGLSVLALLALGVPVWTILRWLWIGGAEVWDVGALAAALGQTVALAGMAAALTTVLAFPVAWVAVRSSGFLARAVEGANYITSSLPGIVTALALVTVTIHVARPLYQSVALIVFAYVLLFMPRALVNVRAGLAQVPPGLEEASRSLGASPTATFLRVTLRLTAPAAAAGASMVFVAVATELTATLLLAPTGTRTLSMLFWSYASELDYAAAAPYALVLVLLAVPVTVLLLAQSTKVVTR, from the coding sequence GTGGTCGCCGCCGCTCCCCCCGCCACCGCGCCCGCCACACCGGTATCCCGGCCGGAACCGGCGGCCCGCCCGGGGCCGCTGGTCACGGCCGTCGTGGCGATCCTGGTCGCCGCGACGCTGATCCCCCTGGGATATGTGGTGTGGGGCGCGATCTCGATCGGTTGGCACCGCGCCTACGAACTGGTGGTGCGCCCCCGCGTCGGCGAGTTGCTCGTCAACACCGTCGGGCTGGTCGCGCTCACGGTGCCGCTGTGTGTGGCGATCGGTGTCGGCGTGGCGTGGCTGGTGGAACGCACGGATCTGCCGGGCCGCGCCTTCTGGCGTCCACTGTTCGTGGCGCCGCTGGCCGTGCCTGCGTTCGTCAACAGCTACGCCTGGGTCGGGGTGATCCCGTCGCTGCACGGGTTGTGGGCCGGCGTTCTGGTGACCACGCTGTCGTACTTCCCCTTCATGTACCTGCCCGCGGCCGCGACGCTGCGGCGTCTCGACCCGGCCGTGGAGGAGTCCGCACGCACACTGGGTTCCGGTTCGATCGCGGTCTTCTTCCGTGTGGTGCTCCCGCAGCTGCGGCTGGCGATCCTGGGCGGCGGGCTGCTCATCGCGGTGCATCTGCTGGCCGAGTTCGGCGCGTTCGCGATGGTGCGGTTCGACACCTTCACCGTCGCGATCTTCCAGCAGTTCCAGGTGACCTTCGACGGGGCGGCGGGCAGCATGCTGGCCGGTGTCCTGGTCCTGTTGTGTCTGGCGCTGCTGGTGGCCGAGGCGGGTGCGCGCGGTCAGGCCCGCTACGCCAGGATCGGCTCGGGGGCGCCCCGCGACGTCCCCCCGGTCCGCCTGGGCCTCAACGCCGTACCGGCCCAAACCGGCCTCAGTGTGCTGGCGCTGCTGGCGCTCGGAGTTCCGGTGTGGACCATCCTGCGGTGGCTGTGGATCGGCGGCGCCGAGGTGTGGGATGTGGGGGCCCTGGCCGCCGCCCTGGGCCAGACCGTCGCGCTGGCCGGGATGGCGGCCGCGCTGACCACTGTGCTCGCCTTCCCCGTCGCCTGGGTGGCGGTGCGCTCCAGCGGGTTTCTCGCCCGCGCGGTGGAGGGCGCCAACTACATCACCAGTTCACTTCCCGGGATCGTCACCGCGCTGGCCCTGGTCACCGTGACCATCCACGTCGCTCGCCCGCTGTACCAGAGCGTCGCGCTGATCGTCTTCGCCTACGTGCTGCTGTTCATGCCGCGCGCGCTGGTGAACGTGCGCGCCGGCCTCGCGCAGGTCCCTCCGGGTCTGGAGGAGGCGTCCCGGTCCCTGGGCGCGTCGCCGACGGCGACGTTCCTGCGGGTCACCCTGCGCCTGACCGCACCCGCCGCCGCGGCGGGGGCGTCGATGGTGTTCGTCGCCGTGGCCACCGAGTTGACCGCGACGCTGCTGCTGGCCCCGACGGGCACCCGGACCCTGTCGATGCTGTTCTGGTCGTATGCCAGCGAACTCGACTACGCGGCGGCGGCGCCGTACGCGCTGGTGCTGGTGCTGCTCGCCGTCCCGGTGACGGTGCTCCTGCTCGCCCAGTCCACCAAGGTGGTCACACGATGA
- a CDS encoding siderophore-interacting protein translates to MAGRPVHTFEVVRTEQLAPHMVRVVLGGNGTTGFDTFTPSEFADAYVKLVIVPDGVDVSALEQPLTLDSFKALPPEKQPVVRTYTVRKVDPERGEVTIDFVVHGEHGVAGPWAANAQPGQPAYLMGPSGAYSPDPAADWHLIAGDEAALPAIGAVIEALPADAVGKVFVEVAGPDDEIPLNAPDGVSVSWIYRGGRADLVPEEAAGDHAPLIAAVKEAAWLPGQVQVFIHGEAQAVMHNLRPYIRKERGVEAKWASSISGYWRRGRTEETFRQWKAELAKAEAAS, encoded by the coding sequence GTGGCTGGACGACCGGTCCACACGTTCGAAGTGGTGCGCACTGAGCAGTTGGCACCTCACATGGTTCGGGTGGTGCTCGGCGGCAACGGGACGACCGGCTTCGACACCTTCACGCCCAGCGAGTTCGCCGACGCCTACGTCAAGCTCGTGATCGTCCCGGACGGCGTCGACGTGTCCGCGTTGGAACAGCCGCTGACCCTGGACAGCTTCAAAGCGCTGCCGCCCGAGAAGCAGCCGGTGGTGCGGACCTACACCGTGCGCAAGGTCGACCCGGAGCGCGGCGAGGTCACCATCGACTTCGTCGTGCACGGGGAGCACGGGGTCGCCGGCCCCTGGGCCGCCAACGCACAGCCGGGTCAACCGGCCTACCTCATGGGACCGAGCGGGGCGTACAGCCCGGATCCCGCGGCCGACTGGCATCTGATCGCCGGTGACGAGGCGGCGCTACCCGCCATCGGGGCCGTGATCGAGGCGCTACCGGCCGACGCGGTGGGGAAGGTGTTCGTCGAGGTCGCCGGGCCCGACGACGAGATTCCGCTGAACGCGCCGGACGGTGTGTCGGTCAGCTGGATCTACCGAGGCGGACGGGCCGACCTGGTGCCGGAGGAGGCCGCCGGTGACCACGCCCCGCTGATCGCCGCGGTCAAGGAGGCGGCGTGGCTGCCCGGGCAGGTGCAGGTCTTCATCCACGGCGAGGCCCAGGCCGTCATGCACAACCTACGGCCCTACATCCGCAAGGAACGGGGCGTCGAGGCCAAGTGGGCGTCGTCGATATCGGGCTACTGGCGGCGCGGCCGCACCGAGGAGACGTTCCGGCAGTGGAAGGCCGAACTGGCCAAGGCCGAGGCCGCGAGCTGA
- a CDS encoding YifB family Mg chelatase-like AAA ATPase, whose amino-acid sequence MALGRAFSVAVVGLDGVIVEIEADIASGLPGVHLVGLPDAALQESRDRVRAAITNCGGDWPQARLTLALSPATLPKTGSVYDVALAAAVMCAHGKKEWKRLEKSVLLGELALDGRVRPVKGVLPAVLAAKREGWPSVVVPHENLAEASLVDGVDVWGVRTLGQLRGWLAGKADLEPRMCAPPAAPDERADLADVVGQAHARFAVEVAAAGAHHLMLTGPPGVGKTMLAQRLPGLLPPLSEAESLEVTAIHSVAGLLTGAAPLISRPPFVAPHQTSSVAALVGGGSGLARPGAVSRAHRGVLFLDECAELRVSALEALRTPLEDGEIRLARRDGVARYPARFQLVLAANPCPCAPTDPRDCICPGGVKRRYLGKLSGPLLDRVDLRVEMHPVRAGAFTPETGEPTSVVRERVAAARAAAAQRWRPYGISTNAEVSGPLLRRKFRLSTDAMEPLQTALDRGVLSIRGVDRSMRVAWTLADLAGRSSPTRDDVSVALSFRQVEGLR is encoded by the coding sequence ATGGCGCTGGGCAGGGCGTTCTCCGTCGCGGTGGTCGGCCTGGACGGGGTGATCGTCGAGATCGAGGCCGACATCGCGTCCGGACTGCCCGGTGTGCATCTGGTCGGGTTGCCCGATGCGGCGTTGCAGGAGTCGCGCGACCGGGTGCGGGCGGCGATCACCAACTGCGGCGGCGACTGGCCGCAGGCGCGGCTGACGCTGGCGCTCTCGCCGGCGACGCTGCCGAAGACGGGATCGGTGTACGACGTGGCGCTGGCCGCCGCCGTGATGTGCGCGCACGGCAAGAAGGAGTGGAAGCGGCTCGAAAAATCCGTGCTACTGGGCGAATTGGCGCTCGACGGGCGGGTTCGCCCGGTCAAGGGCGTGCTGCCCGCGGTGTTGGCGGCCAAACGGGAGGGCTGGCCGTCCGTGGTGGTGCCGCATGAGAACCTCGCGGAGGCCAGCCTGGTCGACGGTGTCGACGTGTGGGGGGTGCGGACTCTCGGTCAGTTGCGGGGATGGCTGGCGGGTAAGGCGGATCTCGAACCGCGGATGTGCGCACCACCGGCGGCGCCCGACGAGAGAGCCGACCTCGCCGACGTCGTCGGGCAGGCGCATGCCCGCTTCGCCGTCGAGGTCGCCGCCGCGGGCGCACACCACCTCATGCTCACCGGCCCGCCGGGGGTGGGAAAGACGATGCTCGCGCAACGCCTTCCGGGACTTCTTCCGCCGCTGTCGGAGGCCGAATCGCTCGAGGTCACCGCGATCCACTCCGTCGCGGGGCTGTTGACGGGCGCCGCACCGCTGATCTCGCGGCCGCCGTTCGTCGCACCCCACCAGACCTCCAGCGTCGCCGCACTCGTCGGCGGCGGCTCCGGGCTCGCGCGCCCCGGCGCGGTCAGCCGAGCGCACCGCGGCGTGCTCTTCCTCGACGAATGCGCCGAGCTTCGGGTCAGTGCTCTGGAGGCGCTGCGAACACCGTTGGAGGACGGTGAGATTCGCCTGGCCCGGCGTGACGGCGTCGCCCGCTATCCGGCGCGCTTCCAACTGGTGCTTGCCGCCAATCCGTGTCCGTGTGCGCCGACCGACCCCAGGGACTGCATCTGCCCGGGCGGGGTCAAACGCCGCTACCTCGGCAAACTGTCAGGTCCGCTGCTCGACCGGGTCGATCTGCGGGTCGAGATGCATCCGGTCCGAGCCGGGGCGTTCACCCCGGAAACCGGGGAGCCCACCTCGGTGGTGCGCGAACGCGTCGCCGCGGCCCGCGCGGCGGCGGCGCAACGCTGGCGACCGTACGGCATCAGCACCAATGCCGAGGTCAGCGGGCCGCTGCTGCGGCGGAAGTTCCGGCTGTCGACCGACGCGATGGAGCCGCTGCAGACCGCGCTGGACCGCGGCGTGCTGAGCATCCGGGGTGTCGACCGGTCGATGCGGGTGGCATGGACGCTGGCCGATCTGGCCGGTCGCTCCTCACCGACCAGAGACGACGTCAGCGTGGCGTTGAGCTTCCGGCAGGTGGAGGGGCTCCGATGA
- a CDS encoding iron ABC transporter substrate-binding protein, translated as MRPRWSRIAAALTVVAVATGLTACSGSDESDDLLIYNAQHESLTKEWIDAFTKETGIKVSYRQGGDTELGNQLVAEGEASPADVFLTENSPAMAAVERAGLFADLAPATIEQVPAQYRPATGKWTGVAARSTVFVYNTARLQPDQLPKSLLDLQRPEWKGRWGAPPTKADFQAIVSALLQLEGEQATADWLAAMKANAVLYNDNIATLKAVNAGEVDGGVIYHYYWFRDQSKTKEISGNTALHYFKNEDPGAFVSLSGGGVLESSDKKDQAQQFLTFVTGRAGQEVLEKGTSFEYPVASGVPANPALPPLDSLQAPAVDPSTLDAQKVTDLMTKAGLL; from the coding sequence ATACGGCCACGTTGGAGCAGGATCGCGGCAGCCCTCACCGTCGTCGCGGTGGCGACCGGCCTGACCGCCTGTTCGGGTTCCGACGAGTCCGACGACCTGCTGATCTACAACGCGCAGCACGAGTCGCTGACCAAGGAGTGGATCGACGCCTTCACCAAGGAGACCGGTATCAAGGTCTCCTACCGCCAGGGCGGTGACACCGAACTCGGCAACCAGCTCGTCGCCGAGGGTGAGGCATCCCCCGCCGACGTCTTCCTCACCGAGAACTCCCCCGCCATGGCCGCCGTCGAACGCGCCGGACTGTTCGCCGACCTCGCGCCGGCCACCATCGAGCAGGTCCCGGCGCAGTACCGGCCTGCCACCGGGAAGTGGACCGGGGTCGCCGCGCGCTCGACGGTGTTCGTCTACAACACGGCCCGGCTGCAACCGGACCAGCTGCCGAAATCGCTGCTTGATCTGCAGCGGCCGGAGTGGAAGGGACGCTGGGGCGCACCGCCGACGAAGGCCGACTTCCAGGCGATCGTCTCCGCGCTGCTGCAGTTGGAGGGCGAGCAGGCCACCGCCGACTGGCTGGCCGCGATGAAGGCCAACGCCGTCCTCTACAACGACAACATCGCCACCTTGAAGGCGGTCAACGCCGGCGAGGTCGACGGCGGTGTGATCTACCACTACTACTGGTTCCGCGACCAGTCGAAGACCAAGGAGATCAGCGGCAACACCGCGCTGCACTACTTCAAGAACGAGGACCCGGGCGCGTTCGTGAGCCTGTCCGGCGGCGGTGTCCTCGAGTCCAGCGACAAGAAGGATCAGGCGCAGCAGTTCCTCACCTTCGTGACGGGCAGGGCCGGGCAGGAGGTGCTCGAGAAGGGCACCTCGTTCGAGTACCCCGTCGCCAGCGGTGTGCCGGCCAATCCCGCTCTGCCCCCGCTGGATTCCCTGCAGGCGCCGGCGGTGGACCCGTCGACCCTCGACGCGCAGAAGGTGACCGACCTGATGACGAAGGCTGGCTTGTTGTAG
- the dprA gene encoding DNA-processing protein DprA: MSTDVERAWAYLSRVAEPPCPELAALVADEGPVAAAEKVRRGDVAQTLERRTEARRESGCAQTDLDVLARMGGRLVTAFDDEWPLLNFVAFGNLDRPQGHAPLVLWAVGPVRMDDVARRAAAIVGTRAATAYGEHVAADLAAGLAMRDVAVVSGGAFGIDGAAHRAALAADGVTVAVVAGGLDVPYPAGHAGLLRRIGEEGLVLSEYPPGSRPTRSRFLTRNRLVAALSGATVVVEAGARSGASNTAGWAEALGHPVCAVPGPVTSAASVGCHRLLRDHATLVTRAEDVVELVGRIGELAPAEQAPASPLDGLTDTERRIYDALPKRGARTADEVAFGAGIPAHQVLGPLAMLEVAGLVVRDGGRWRIGTRR; the protein is encoded by the coding sequence ATGAGTACCGACGTCGAACGCGCGTGGGCGTATCTGTCGCGGGTGGCCGAACCGCCGTGCCCGGAACTCGCCGCACTCGTCGCCGACGAAGGGCCGGTCGCGGCGGCTGAGAAGGTGCGTCGCGGCGACGTGGCGCAGACACTCGAGCGCAGGACCGAGGCCCGCCGTGAATCAGGTTGTGCCCAAACCGATCTGGATGTCCTGGCACGCATGGGTGGGCGACTGGTCACCGCATTCGACGACGAGTGGCCGCTGTTGAACTTCGTCGCCTTCGGAAACCTCGACCGCCCGCAGGGGCATGCACCGCTGGTGTTGTGGGCGGTCGGTCCTGTCCGCATGGACGACGTGGCCCGCCGGGCGGCGGCGATCGTCGGTACTCGTGCGGCGACCGCCTACGGCGAACATGTGGCGGCGGATCTGGCCGCCGGTCTGGCGATGCGCGACGTCGCGGTGGTCTCGGGCGGCGCGTTCGGAATCGACGGGGCCGCGCACCGGGCCGCGCTCGCCGCCGACGGGGTGACCGTCGCGGTGGTGGCCGGCGGCCTCGACGTGCCGTACCCGGCGGGACATGCCGGGCTGCTGCGTCGCATCGGTGAGGAGGGTCTGGTCCTCAGCGAGTACCCGCCGGGATCCCGGCCGACCAGGAGCCGTTTCCTCACGCGTAACCGCCTCGTCGCGGCGCTGTCGGGGGCGACGGTGGTCGTGGAAGCCGGCGCCCGCAGCGGCGCCTCCAACACCGCCGGATGGGCGGAGGCCCTGGGCCACCCGGTGTGTGCCGTGCCAGGACCGGTCACCTCGGCAGCGTCGGTGGGGTGTCACCGGTTGCTGCGCGACCATGCGACGCTCGTCACCCGCGCCGAGGACGTCGTCGAGCTGGTCGGCCGCATCGGCGAGCTGGCGCCGGCCGAACAGGCGCCGGCGTCGCCACTGGACGGGCTCACCGACACCGAGCGGCGGATCTACGACGCTCTGCCGAAGCGCGGTGCGCGCACCGCCGACGAGGTCGCGTTCGGCGCGGGCATCCCCGCTCACCAGGTACTCGGGCCGCTCGCGATGTTGGAGGTGGCAGGCTTGGTGGTACGGGACGGCGGCCGCTGGAGAATTGGCACAAGGCGGTAG
- a CDS encoding sigma-70 family RNA polymerase sigma factor, producing the protein MVPVAEFEAARPQLTAMAFRFLGSIHDAEDAVQSTWIKASTADAADVRNPAAWLTTVLTRVCLDQLRIRSRRREEPALADMLPAEALAADEHYLRRENVSRALMVVLDLLTPAQRVSYVLHDLFDIPFSDVAQILGTSTDNAKKHASRGRRRLAESEPPQAVATTDSAVVEAFLAAAAGGQIDRMVALMTDDCVRTADTALVPPGTPTVVTGARAVAEETTLFADRIRASTPMVVGGRPIHVIAPGGHPLAVVDITVTDQRVARIDIARVSARGTVSRRVRRS; encoded by the coding sequence GTGGTACCGGTTGCTGAATTCGAAGCGGCCCGGCCGCAGCTGACGGCGATGGCGTTCCGCTTCCTCGGATCGATCCACGACGCGGAAGACGCCGTGCAGAGCACCTGGATCAAAGCGTCGACCGCGGACGCCGCAGACGTCCGCAACCCGGCCGCGTGGTTGACGACCGTGCTCACCCGTGTGTGCCTCGACCAACTGCGAATACGCAGCCGCCGCCGGGAGGAGCCCGCGCTCGCGGACATGCTCCCGGCCGAGGCGCTGGCCGCCGACGAGCACTACCTGAGGCGGGAGAACGTCTCACGCGCGCTGATGGTGGTACTCGACCTGCTGACGCCGGCTCAGCGCGTCTCCTACGTCCTGCACGACCTGTTCGACATCCCGTTCAGCGACGTCGCGCAGATCCTCGGCACCAGCACGGACAACGCCAAGAAGCACGCCAGCCGGGGACGCCGACGCCTCGCAGAGTCCGAACCTCCGCAGGCGGTGGCCACCACCGACAGCGCCGTCGTGGAGGCGTTCCTCGCCGCGGCTGCCGGTGGCCAGATCGACCGGATGGTCGCGCTGATGACCGACGACTGCGTGCGGACGGCCGACACCGCCCTCGTCCCTCCCGGGACGCCGACCGTCGTCACCGGCGCCCGCGCCGTCGCCGAGGAGACGACGCTGTTCGCCGACCGGATCCGGGCCAGCACTCCGATGGTGGTCGGCGGCCGCCCGATTCACGTCATCGCCCCGGGCGGTCACCCACTCGCCGTCGTCGACATCACCGTCACCGACCAGCGCGTCGCCCGGATCGACATCGCCCGGGTCTCCGCGCGCGGGACGGTCAGCCGGCGCGTTCGCCGATCGTGA
- a CDS encoding DoxX family protein, with protein MTAALFAATIVCIVANASIAVADYAKAGFVLKNSAEVHVPVDVLPHLATLKLAGAVGLVVGLTVMPWLGVAAGVGLVLFFTGAVVAHIRAGVFHNIAFPGLYLLLAVASAAYLVHLAL; from the coding sequence ATGACGGCGGCCCTGTTCGCCGCCACGATCGTGTGCATCGTGGCCAACGCGTCCATCGCCGTCGCCGACTACGCCAAGGCGGGCTTCGTGCTGAAGAACTCCGCCGAGGTCCACGTTCCCGTCGACGTTCTGCCCCACCTCGCGACGCTGAAGCTGGCCGGGGCGGTGGGGCTTGTCGTCGGTCTGACCGTCATGCCCTGGCTTGGCGTCGCGGCCGGCGTCGGTCTGGTCCTGTTCTTCACCGGTGCCGTCGTCGCCCACATCCGAGCCGGCGTCTTCCACAACATCGCCTTCCCGGGGCTGTACCTGCTTCTCGCGGTGGCGTCGGCCGCCTACCTGGTCCACCTGGCGCTCTGA